One genomic region from Thermoleptolyngbya sichuanensis A183 encodes:
- a CDS encoding serine hydrolase: MVAIMKSVAQRGWWYALVAPISAVGVMAGAVLVHSYPALTPVLERPYKEGESLISEAKSLAELYELRNRLQQDIENQPPTLVSVATRANSVPTALLEKLQAVEIRIGVEESAKVSWEQAIRTANQAVELKQQPDQTEETIAKRYQLWKSATDSLREVSADSFVGEQAAKKLKEYEGILSVVAYEYDTARSGFLKAIADSTGMGSQVHVTVCSLERECRRYQGKEPPASPASLIKVPLAIATMDKLTREKIDPDTPIFIDPSNYTEDAAKIWVGTEYPIRKVLLQTITHSSNIATNQLIDYVGWDAINQTLRDRGYQYTRISTKLTGNSISPTDNVGGVPNEINMDELTDMMVSIYNNEVPGADLILEGLVNQYDWELGYEAIRRPAVWIGEKTGQNSSVLGTTVGVNIKGKRYVISVAINYTASEPAVKQVISGIVKHLIDHNGF; this comes from the coding sequence GTGGTCGCAATCATGAAATCAGTGGCGCAGCGCGGGTGGTGGTATGCCCTCGTTGCACCCATCAGCGCAGTCGGAGTAATGGCAGGAGCCGTCCTGGTTCATTCTTATCCAGCCCTGACACCAGTGCTGGAGCGTCCCTACAAAGAGGGAGAATCTCTCATTTCTGAAGCCAAGTCGCTGGCAGAGCTATACGAACTCCGCAATCGCCTCCAGCAAGACATCGAAAACCAGCCGCCGACCCTGGTCTCCGTGGCCACTAGAGCAAATTCTGTCCCAACTGCCTTGCTAGAAAAGCTGCAAGCGGTCGAAATTCGTATTGGGGTCGAAGAATCTGCCAAAGTAAGCTGGGAGCAAGCCATCCGCACGGCAAACCAGGCAGTTGAACTGAAGCAGCAGCCTGACCAAACCGAGGAAACCATTGCCAAGCGCTATCAGCTCTGGAAATCCGCAACCGATTCGCTGCGGGAAGTGTCCGCCGATTCGTTTGTGGGGGAACAGGCTGCCAAGAAGCTGAAGGAATATGAGGGCATCTTGAGCGTGGTCGCCTATGAATACGATACTGCCCGCTCTGGATTCCTGAAGGCGATCGCCGACAGTACGGGCATGGGCAGTCAGGTTCACGTCACGGTCTGCTCGCTAGAGCGCGAATGTCGCCGCTATCAGGGCAAAGAGCCACCCGCCAGCCCCGCCAGCCTGATCAAAGTGCCGCTGGCGATCGCCACAATGGACAAGCTGACCCGCGAAAAGATCGACCCCGACACGCCGATTTTCATCGACCCTAGCAACTACACCGAAGACGCAGCCAAGATTTGGGTCGGCACTGAATATCCCATCCGCAAAGTGCTGCTGCAAACGATCACCCACAGCAGCAACATCGCCACGAATCAACTGATCGACTACGTGGGCTGGGACGCAATTAACCAAACCCTGCGCGATCGCGGCTATCAGTACACTCGCATCAGCACCAAGCTCACAGGAAACTCCATCAGTCCTACGGATAATGTCGGCGGCGTGCCCAACGAAATCAACATGGACGAACTCACTGACATGATGGTGAGCATCTATAACAATGAAGTTCCCGGTGCAGACCTGATTTTGGAAGGACTGGTAAACCAGTACGATTGGGAATTGGGCTATGAGGCCATTCGGCGACCCGCCGTGTGGATTGGCGAAAAAACGGGGCAAAACTCCAGCGTGCTGGGCACGACCGTCGGCGTGAACATCAAGGGCAAACGCTACGTGATTTCGGTCGCCATTAACTACACCGCCAGCGAACCCGCCGTGAAGCAGGTGATCTCTGGCATTGTGAAGCATTTAATAGACCACAACGGCTTCTGA
- the gatA gene encoding Asp-tRNA(Asn)/Glu-tRNA(Gln) amidotransferase subunit GatA, with translation MASIRELHQQLVCKERSAVEIATEALERVQALEPKLHSFISVTADRAIAQAQQVDAKIAAGEAIGPLAGIPIGIKDNLCTQGIRTTCGSRILENFVPPYESTVTQRLFDAGAVMVGKTNMDEFAMGSSTETSAYQVTANPWDLERVPGGSSGGSAAAVAAGQCVVALGSDTGGSIRQPASLCGVVGMKPTYGLVSRYGLVAYASSLDQIGPFARTVEDAAILLRAIAGHDPQDATSLKVEIPDYAAALKPDFKPRGKLRIGVIQETFGEGLDSTVEAAVTTAVETLQELGAEIQVINCPQFRYGLPTYYIIAPSEASANLARYDGVKYGFRADNPENLLDMYAKTRAEGFGAEVKRRIMIGTYALSAGYYDAYYLKAQKVRTLIKQDFERAFQKVDVLVCPTSPTTAFKAGEKTDDPLSMYLSDLMTIPVNLAGLPALSLPCGFDDQGLPIGLQMIGNVLREDILLSVAYAYEQATEWHKKAPVI, from the coding sequence ATGGCATCCATCCGTGAGTTGCATCAACAGCTCGTCTGCAAAGAGCGCTCGGCCGTCGAAATTGCTACCGAAGCCCTAGAGCGGGTTCAAGCCCTGGAACCCAAACTGCACAGCTTTATCAGCGTGACGGCCGACCGGGCGATCGCCCAGGCGCAGCAGGTGGATGCCAAAATCGCCGCCGGGGAAGCAATCGGGCCGCTGGCAGGCATTCCCATCGGCATCAAGGACAATCTGTGTACCCAGGGCATTCGCACCACCTGCGGCTCCCGCATTCTGGAAAACTTTGTGCCGCCCTACGAGTCCACCGTGACGCAGCGCTTGTTCGATGCAGGCGCAGTGATGGTGGGCAAAACGAATATGGACGAGTTTGCGATGGGCAGTTCGACGGAAACCTCTGCCTATCAGGTGACGGCAAATCCGTGGGATTTGGAGCGCGTACCGGGTGGCTCTTCGGGCGGTTCTGCCGCAGCGGTGGCCGCGGGGCAGTGTGTTGTGGCGCTGGGATCAGATACGGGCGGTTCGATCCGCCAGCCTGCGTCTCTCTGCGGTGTCGTAGGCATGAAGCCAACCTATGGATTAGTGTCGCGCTATGGGCTGGTGGCCTACGCCTCGTCGTTGGATCAGATTGGCCCCTTTGCCCGAACGGTGGAAGACGCGGCGATCTTGCTGAGGGCGATCGCCGGACATGACCCGCAGGACGCCACGAGCCTCAAGGTCGAAATCCCTGACTATGCCGCCGCCCTCAAGCCCGATTTCAAGCCGCGCGGCAAGCTGCGGATTGGCGTGATTCAAGAAACCTTCGGCGAAGGGCTGGACTCAACCGTAGAAGCGGCCGTCACCACAGCAGTCGAAACCTTGCAGGAACTCGGAGCCGAAATCCAGGTGATCAACTGTCCCCAGTTTCGCTACGGGCTGCCCACCTACTACATCATTGCCCCCTCCGAAGCCTCCGCCAACCTGGCCCGCTACGACGGCGTGAAGTATGGCTTCCGCGCCGACAATCCCGAAAATCTGCTGGATATGTACGCTAAGACCCGCGCCGAGGGCTTTGGCGCAGAGGTGAAGCGGCGAATTATGATCGGCACCTACGCGCTGTCGGCGGGCTATTACGATGCCTACTACCTCAAGGCGCAAAAGGTGCGGACGCTAATCAAGCAAGACTTTGAACGCGCCTTTCAGAAAGTAGATGTGCTGGTGTGCCCTACCTCGCCAACGACGGCCTTCAAGGCGGGCGAAAAGACCGACGACCCGCTCAGCATGTACCTGTCTGACCTGATGACGATTCCAGTGAACCTGGCGGGATTGCCTGCCCTCAGTCTGCCCTGCGGCTTTGACGACCAGGGCTTGCCGATTGGTCTACAGATGATCGGTAATGTGCTGCGGGAAGATATTTTGCTGAGCGTGGCCTACGCCTATGAGCAGGCAACGGAGTGGCACAAGAAAGCGCCAGTGATTTAG
- a CDS encoding anion transporter, translating to MYLGIEFRALANWLPVAQAVVIGLTYVGLALGSVPGLRMNRATMAIAGTAALIALGTLSLQEAWQAIDPTTIVFLLSTMIVNAYLRYAGFFQLALLYLIRLTSSPFGLLVALTLGCGALSAVFLNDTIALVFTPLTVSLAQTLSLNPIPYLLALAAATNIGSVATLNGNPQNILVGSFSGIAYAEFARVMIPIALIGLLLQIGLLGWMYPEVRSLKPRPYVPTFRPRAYGPLLRKTLMVSSLMLAAFVVGLPLAESALVAAGVLLITRRIKPQRVLQDVDWGLLVIFSGLFVLTRSLQSFNLLSGLLPWIAHPVGLVSVTTILSNLISNVPAVLLLQSLIAREDSQSWLLLAVSSTLAGNLTLFGAVANLITAEAAASQGFSLSFWTHLRFGLPLTLATLAIATAWVLWQG from the coding sequence CTGTACCTTGGCATCGAGTTTCGCGCCCTCGCCAACTGGCTGCCCGTTGCCCAGGCGGTGGTGATCGGGCTGACCTACGTGGGACTGGCCTTGGGGTCGGTGCCAGGGCTGCGGATGAACCGGGCCACAATGGCGATCGCCGGAACAGCCGCCCTCATTGCCCTAGGCACACTGTCCCTACAGGAGGCCTGGCAGGCCATCGACCCGACAACCATCGTGTTTCTGCTCAGCACGATGATTGTCAACGCCTACCTCAGGTACGCCGGATTTTTTCAACTGGCGCTGCTGTATCTCATCCGCCTCACGAGTAGCCCCTTTGGACTGCTGGTAGCACTGACGCTGGGCTGCGGGGCGTTGTCGGCGGTGTTTCTGAACGACACGATCGCCCTAGTGTTTACGCCGCTCACCGTCAGCCTGGCCCAAACCCTGTCGCTCAACCCAATTCCCTACCTGCTGGCCCTAGCGGCGGCCACCAATATCGGCTCCGTCGCCACGCTCAACGGCAACCCGCAGAATATTCTAGTTGGCTCCTTTTCGGGCATCGCCTACGCCGAGTTTGCGCGGGTGATGATCCCCATCGCTCTGATAGGCCTGCTGCTGCAAATTGGGTTGCTGGGGTGGATGTATCCAGAGGTGCGATCGCTCAAACCGCGCCCCTACGTGCCCACCTTTCGCCCCCGCGCCTATGGCCCGCTGCTGCGAAAGACGCTGATGGTGAGTAGCCTAATGCTGGCCGCCTTTGTGGTGGGATTGCCGCTGGCGGAGTCGGCCCTGGTGGCGGCGGGTGTGCTGCTGATTACGCGCCGCATCAAGCCCCAGCGTGTGTTGCAGGATGTGGACTGGGGGCTGCTGGTGATCTTTTCGGGACTGTTTGTATTGACGCGCAGCCTGCAATCCTTCAACCTGCTGTCGGGGCTGCTCCCCTGGATTGCCCATCCGGTAGGTCTGGTCAGCGTCACTACCATCTTGTCAAACCTGATTTCTAATGTGCCTGCGGTGTTGTTGCTGCAATCGCTGATTGCCCGCGAGGATAGCCAATCCTGGCTGCTGCTGGCGGTTAGCTCCACGCTGGCAGGCAATCTGACGCTGTTTGGCGCAGTGGCCAACCTGATCACAGCCGAAGCCGCTGCCAGCCAGGGCTTTTCGCTATCATTTTGGACGCATCTGCGGTTTGGGCTGCCGCTGACGCTGGCCACCTTGGCGATCGCCACCGCCTGGGTTCTCTGGCAAGGCTGA
- a CDS encoding malic enzyme-like NAD(P)-binding protein, producing MVSLTPNPSFSLMVRVQLPNQAGMLAYVTMAIGEAGGNIDQIEVIERTLKTIIRDITIEASSVEHAEAIVTALKGLEHIKVLNVSDRTFNLHRGGKISVQSKISLKNQSDLAMAYTPGVGRICTAIAEDPSKVYSLTIKSNTVAIVTDGSAVLGLGNLGPAGALPVMEGKAMLFKEFGGIDAFPICLSTQDTDEIVQTVKNIAPVFGGVNLEDISAPRCFEIEARLQRELDIPIFHDDQHGTAIVSLAALYNALKLVNKSMGSVRIVINGAGAAGLAIARLLQKAGATQIVICDSRGILSHGRSDLTDQKKEFAIDQSGSLADAMVGADVFMGVSAPGVVTVDMVKSMATDPIVFAMANPIPEIQPELVTDDVAVMATGRSDYPNQINNVLAFPGIFRGALDCGAKTMTTTMFLEAAGAIASLITAADLNREYIVPSVFDERVATAVSAAVQRAARADGVATR from the coding sequence ATGGTCAGCCTCACTCCTAATCCCAGCTTCAGCCTCATGGTGCGCGTGCAGTTGCCCAACCAGGCGGGAATGCTGGCCTACGTCACCATGGCCATTGGCGAGGCGGGCGGCAATATTGACCAGATCGAGGTGATCGAGCGGACGCTGAAAACCATCATCCGCGACATCACGATTGAAGCGTCGAGCGTGGAACATGCCGAGGCAATCGTCACCGCGCTGAAGGGGCTGGAGCATATCAAGGTGCTGAACGTGTCGGATCGCACGTTTAACCTGCATCGGGGCGGCAAGATCAGCGTCCAGAGCAAGATTTCTCTAAAAAACCAGAGCGACCTAGCGATGGCCTACACGCCGGGGGTGGGGCGCATCTGCACGGCGATCGCCGAAGATCCATCCAAGGTCTATTCCCTAACGATCAAAAGCAACACTGTGGCAATCGTCACCGACGGAAGCGCCGTGCTGGGCTTGGGCAATCTTGGCCCCGCCGGAGCGCTGCCCGTGATGGAGGGCAAAGCCATGCTGTTTAAGGAATTTGGCGGCATTGATGCTTTCCCGATTTGCCTGTCCACCCAAGACACCGACGAGATTGTGCAAACGGTGAAAAATATCGCCCCTGTGTTTGGCGGTGTAAACCTGGAAGACATCAGCGCCCCCCGCTGCTTTGAAATCGAGGCGCGGCTCCAGCGAGAACTGGACATTCCCATTTTTCACGATGACCAGCACGGCACGGCCATTGTCTCGCTGGCAGCGCTCTACAATGCGCTGAAGCTGGTGAATAAGTCGATGGGGTCGGTGCGGATTGTGATCAATGGCGCAGGGGCAGCGGGGCTGGCGATCGCCCGACTGTTGCAAAAAGCAGGAGCCACCCAGATCGTGATTTGCGACTCGCGGGGCATCCTCAGCCACGGCCGCAGCGACCTGACCGACCAAAAGAAAGAATTTGCCATAGACCAGAGCGGCTCCCTGGCAGATGCAATGGTGGGCGCGGATGTATTCATGGGCGTGAGTGCGCCGGGGGTGGTGACGGTGGACATGGTGAAGTCGATGGCGACAGATCCAATTGTGTTTGCCATGGCCAATCCAATTCCTGAAATTCAGCCCGAACTCGTGACCGATGATGTGGCGGTGATGGCGACGGGCCGCAGCGACTATCCCAACCAGATCAACAATGTGCTGGCGTTTCCTGGCATCTTTCGCGGCGCGTTGGACTGTGGTGCAAAGACCATGACCACAACCATGTTCCTAGAGGCCGCAGGGGCGATCGCCTCGCTCATTACCGCCGCCGACCTCAACCGCGAGTACATCGTGCCGTCGGTGTTTGACGAGCGTGTGGCGACCGCTGTCTCTGCTGCGGTTCAGCGGGCCGCCCGCGCCGACGGGGTCGCGACCCGCTAA